gctcggctcggctcggctcggctcggctcggcacggctcggctcggcacggctcggcacggcacggcacggctcggctcggcacggctcggctcggcacggctcggcacggctcggctcggcacggctcggcacggctcggcacggctcggctcggcacggctcggcacggctcggctcggcacggctcggcacggctcggctcggctcggctcggcacggcacggctcggcacggctcggctcggcacggctcggcacggctcggctcggcacggctcggcacggctcggcacggctcggcacggctcggctcggcacggctcggctcggcacggctcggcacggctcggcacggctcggctcggcacggctcggcacggctcggctcggctcggctcggcacggcacggctcggcacggctcggctcggctcggcacggcacggctcggctcggcacggctcggctcggctcggcacggctcggcacggctcggcacggctcggcacggctcggcacggctcggctcggcacggctcggcacggctcggcacggctcggctcggcacggctcggcacggcccggccccgcacgcCTGGGCGGTAGTGCCCCCTGCCTGCGGCCACCGCGCCGAGCCGGGATAAACTGAGACTGGCCATGCCGGGCCATCCCGAGCCGAGCCGAACGGAGCCGAGCCCCGAGCCccgagccgggccgagccggCAGCGCCCCCCATTGCCCTCCATCGCCCCCCCGCGCAGCTCATGGGGTAGAGGAGGGGCGCCCCGGCTCGACCGCCCAGGGGGGCGTGGCTTCTAGCTGTatccccgccccctccccgcccgctcGTTCCAATGGGCGCGCGGTGGCGGCGCCCCGCCCCCTCGGCGCCGCGTCACGGCCGTGCCATTGTTATGCAAATAAAAGGGCGGGTAAAaggcgcggcgcggggccggcTCCGCTCCAGAGAGgcccgggcgcggcggcggagcggcggcaTCGCGGAGGCGGCGGAGCCCGGGGCcgctgcggggcggcggcggcggcagcaccggcagcgccagcagcagcggcagcagcagcggcagccgcccgccgccgcaTGCCCGGGCGGGCGGAGGCGTCGCCGTCGCCGTCCATGCAGGGCGGCGGGGCGTGAGGCGGCGGCATGAGCCAGAGCGAGGTGTCGGCGtgcgcggcgccgccgcccaGCCAGCGCGTCTTCCAGGAGGCGGTGCGGCGCGGCAACACcaaggagctgcagtccctgctGCAGAACATGACGAACTGCGAGTTCAACGTCAACTCCTTCGGGCCCGAGGGGCAGACGGCGCTGCACCAGTCCGTCATCGACGGCAACCTCGAGCTCGTCAAGCTCCTGGTCAAGTTCGGCGCCGACATCCGCCTGGCCAACCGGGATGGCTGGAGCGCCCTGCACATCGCCGCCTTCGGGGGCCACCAGGACATCGTCCTCTACCTGATCACCAAGGCCAAATAC
The Phalacrocorax carbo chromosome 18, bPhaCar2.1, whole genome shotgun sequence DNA segment above includes these coding regions:
- the NRARP gene encoding notch-regulated ankyrin repeat-containing protein, encoding MSQSEVSACAAPPPSQRVFQEAVRRGNTKELQSLLQNMTNCEFNVNSFGPEGQTALHQSVIDGNLELVKLLVKFGADIRLANRDGWSALHIAAFGGHQDIVLYLITKAKYSAGAR